From one Pedobacter faecalis genomic stretch:
- a CDS encoding YaiO family outer membrane beta-barrel protein, with the protein MCRPFSCFFVAVMLCFAVTARAQSGQSSDELFQQARKLAFEEKNYAEAIRITKSALTMSPDYADIRIFLGRLYTWNDEPDSARREFHRVLSAEPDHLDALLAIGSLEFWENNSLKALEYANKGLGIDPKARDLLLLRAKILNDLKRWSEANADLEIVLKATPGDTEARALAARVRENSSKNRMGVTYDFVYFDKQFDDPWHLASLDYSRQTGLGSVTARINYANRFRSNGLQFELDAYPRISKTFQAYISGGYSDDVGVFPKYRAGFSLYANLPAAFEAEAGFRYLNFGEATWIYTASVGKYYKSLWFNLRTFLTPAHKNISRSFALTTRYYYGGADDYLSLRLGTGVSPDNPQNNVLIGNTDFKLRSNNINLGFRKAVKTFNVLTLNVGLDNQEYLVNTKGNQIDVGIGYMRRF; encoded by the coding sequence ATGTGTAGACCTTTCAGCTGTTTCTTTGTTGCAGTAATGCTGTGTTTTGCTGTAACGGCAAGGGCACAGTCCGGGCAAAGCTCCGACGAACTGTTTCAACAGGCCAGGAAGCTTGCTTTTGAGGAAAAAAACTATGCGGAAGCAATTCGTATAACAAAGTCTGCCCTAACTATGAGCCCTGATTATGCGGATATTAGGATATTTCTTGGCAGGTTATACACCTGGAACGATGAACCCGACAGCGCACGCCGGGAGTTCCATCGTGTGCTGTCTGCTGAACCGGATCATCTGGACGCCTTACTGGCAATCGGAAGCCTTGAATTCTGGGAAAATAATTCACTTAAGGCGCTTGAATATGCGAACAAGGGTCTTGGTATTGATCCTAAGGCGCGGGATCTGCTCTTGCTCAGGGCAAAAATCCTTAACGATCTCAAAAGGTGGTCTGAAGCAAACGCTGACCTTGAAATTGTACTAAAAGCAACACCGGGCGATACCGAGGCCCGCGCACTCGCAGCCAGGGTAAGGGAAAATTCTTCAAAAAACAGGATGGGTGTAACCTATGATTTTGTGTATTTCGATAAACAGTTTGATGACCCCTGGCATTTGGCAAGTCTTGATTACAGCAGACAAACAGGCTTGGGTTCGGTTACCGCCAGAATAAACTATGCGAACCGGTTCAGAAGTAACGGTCTGCAGTTTGAGCTGGATGCCTATCCACGGATCTCAAAGACCTTCCAGGCTTATATTAGCGGTGGCTATTCGGACGACGTTGGAGTGTTTCCAAAGTATCGTGCAGGCTTTTCATTATACGCGAACCTGCCGGCCGCTTTTGAAGCAGAGGCTGGTTTTCGTTATCTTAACTTCGGTGAGGCAACATGGATATACACTGCTTCGGTAGGCAAATATTATAAAAGTCTGTGGTTTAACCTGAGAACCTTCCTGACACCCGCCCATAAAAATATTTCGAGGTCTTTTGCGCTGACTACGAGATATTACTACGGCGGAGCGGATGATTATCTGAGTTTGCGTCTGGGTACCGGAGTTTCACCAGATAACCCCCAGAATAATGTGCTGATCGGAAATACCGATTTTAAACTGAGGTCGAACAATATTAATCTTGGGTTTCGCAAGGCGGTTAAGACGTTTAATGTGTTGACCTTAAACGTGGGACTGGATAACCAGGAATATCTTGTGAACACGAAGGGCAATCAGATCGATGTGGGGATTGGTTATATGAGACGCTTCTGA